In Candidatus Chlorohelix allophototropha, one DNA window encodes the following:
- a CDS encoding FHA domain-containing protein: MSAICPACKTSNIDGARYCETCFIQLPEDTSVAFYKAPTEIPFSNNLPQGAIDFDAIDNYTNSNKQPEFANLGASPTAKLVVTRGSIIGQEFILNAGENEIGRWDEDDGFYPHIDLDKQDTEGYVHRKHATIQFVNGQWYVEDAGGANGTKIRQGSQAAKLAPHTPTLIQYGNELIVGRIIMRLEQV; this comes from the coding sequence ATGAGCGCAATATGCCCTGCTTGTAAAACATCTAACATAGATGGTGCCCGTTACTGCGAAACCTGCTTTATCCAACTGCCAGAAGATACGTCGGTAGCTTTTTATAAAGCTCCTACTGAAATACCTTTCAGTAATAATCTCCCACAAGGGGCTATAGATTTTGATGCTATAGACAACTATACCAATAGTAATAAGCAACCTGAATTTGCGAATCTTGGGGCATCTCCAACTGCCAAGTTAGTGGTAACACGGGGATCTATTATAGGACAAGAATTCATTCTCAATGCCGGGGAAAACGAAATTGGACGCTGGGATGAGGACGATGGCTTTTACCCTCATATTGATCTGGATAAGCAGGATACGGAGGGCTATGTTCATAGGAAGCACGCTACAATTCAGTTTGTTAACGGGCAATGGTATGTAGAAGATGCCGGAGGCGCAAATGGCACCAAAATTCGTCAAGGCTCCCAAGCTGCCAAATTAGCCCCTCATACTCCTACCCTAATTCAATATGGTAACGAATTGATTGTTGGCAGAATAATCATGAGGCTAGAGCAAGTCTAG
- a CDS encoding protein kinase domain-containing protein — protein sequence MKCPNCQSYIPPSLDSCNSCGYIVTASATATTTTTTTSNPVYNIGATKTPIKCDYCNNVSSPNALYCSYCQTILPLPVSTVIAGRWVIRRSLKPGGMGRVYVATDQNTRSDVVVKELLEEQGRPHDARQTFLDHFLNEAKVLESLKMVRSVPSLIKGVTQEGPRHYFVMEYIDGEDVSEIVTGKGLLDSRKVIEYGISVCEALEIIHARNPPIVHRDIKPDNLKIRKSDGSLALLDFGIARSVREGTNLTKGVGTKGYVAPEQKEGDAEPRSDLYSLAATMYYMLSGSVPDDPQQRMQGALRRLNPKVEVDLEEIILSNLNENPQERYNSASELSHDLKQGKMTQTIGCPNKNCLTPNNRRMIYCVKCATPLINKSRQCIKCSSFIPFRVKFCPTCGNQV from the coding sequence ATGAAATGCCCTAATTGTCAGAGCTATATCCCTCCTTCTCTTGATTCATGCAATTCATGTGGTTATATAGTAACTGCTAGTGCGACAGCAACAACAACTACCACCACAACTAGCAACCCAGTATATAATATAGGAGCCACAAAAACCCCCATTAAATGTGATTATTGTAACAATGTTTCGTCACCCAATGCGCTTTATTGTAGTTATTGCCAAACAATTCTTCCATTACCAGTTTCCACAGTTATAGCAGGGCGTTGGGTTATTCGTCGCTCTTTAAAACCCGGTGGGATGGGTCGAGTCTATGTAGCTACCGACCAAAACACTAGATCTGATGTAGTAGTGAAAGAATTACTGGAAGAGCAGGGTCGCCCCCACGATGCGCGTCAGACTTTCCTTGACCACTTCCTGAATGAGGCTAAGGTGCTGGAATCGCTCAAGATGGTACGCTCAGTCCCTTCATTGATTAAGGGTGTTACACAGGAAGGCCCTCGCCACTACTTTGTAATGGAGTACATTGACGGAGAAGATGTGTCTGAAATTGTGACCGGTAAGGGTTTGCTGGACTCTCGTAAGGTCATTGAGTACGGTATTAGTGTCTGTGAAGCTCTGGAGATAATTCACGCCCGCAATCCACCTATTGTCCATCGTGATATAAAGCCGGATAACCTGAAAATTCGGAAGAGCGACGGCTCGCTTGCTTTGCTTGACTTTGGTATAGCGCGAAGTGTCCGAGAAGGAACAAATTTAACTAAAGGGGTAGGCACAAAGGGCTATGTTGCGCCTGAACAGAAAGAAGGGGATGCCGAGCCACGCTCCGATCTTTATTCGCTGGCTGCCACTATGTACTATATGCTGAGCGGGAGTGTGCCTGATGATCCGCAGCAGCGAATGCAGGGAGCATTACGTCGCCTGAATCCCAAAGTGGAAGTAGATCTGGAAGAAATAATCCTTTCCAATCTGAACGAAAACCCACAGGAACGCTACAACTCTGCTTCCGAGTTAAGTCACGATCTGAAGCAGGGCAAAATGACTCAGACTATCGGGTGCCCCAACAAAAATTGTCTTACTCCTAATAACAGGCGCATGATTTATTGTGTCAAATGCGCTACCCCATTAATTAATAAGTCTCGCCAGTGTATTAAATGTTCCAGCTTCATCCCGTTCCGGGTCAAATTCTGCCCAACATGTGGCAATCAAGTATAA
- a CDS encoding WXG100 family type VII secretion target — translation MSGVIANPEDIERFVQQLKNFTEQMRSGVSNMNGQFSRLGETWRDQEHSKYAQEFEQTMRVLQQFIRSSEQQAPFLMRKAQRLREFLNQR, via the coding sequence ATGTCAGGAGTAATCGCTAATCCAGAGGATATTGAACGCTTTGTGCAGCAACTGAAGAACTTTACCGAGCAGATGAGAAGCGGGGTCAGTAATATGAACGGGCAATTTTCCCGGTTGGGCGAAACATGGCGCGACCAAGAACATAGCAAATACGCGCAGGAGTTCGAGCAGACAATGCGAGTTCTACAGCAATTTATTCGCTCATCCGAGCAGCAAGCGCCGTTCCTGATGCGGAAAGCGCAGCGACTACGTGAATTCCTGAACCAGCGATAG
- a CDS encoding vWA domain-containing protein: MLQLETLFSQDNVPCTRQEYGLYLLCKIIPLGEAQSISRLPLNLALVIDNSGSMYGDDKRIHLALEAAIQAVNLLSPTDFVSVIAFSDSERVVQQALPASNRDQIIRSIQSILKMPSGGTNIPAGMRAGSAELLRNLSKDRLNRVLLLTDGNTEHEDQCPGIVSREAEKGISFSTFGVGFDWNEKLLSLIAERSGGKWHYIDSPQKIGQAFQQELGVMMNSVFSNVRLGLKFFQNDVLREAKIVSPEVKEVRIDGDPISRNYQITLGAMERNRQINLLVNLALIGRAPGRYNIASISVQYDLSGQPNQSTKPESLAVNFVTDNNLVYNNGEVLRWVDDAQIDKMVRKATELAASGEKQKATVLLQNAGSLSDKRGDSRKTTLINNALTELGAQGSISRKTVIEAQNEARKTKLMPDDN, translated from the coding sequence ATGTTACAACTTGAAACCCTTTTTTCTCAGGATAATGTTCCTTGCACTCGTCAGGAGTATGGTCTTTACTTGCTCTGCAAGATAATTCCACTGGGTGAAGCCCAATCCATCTCCAGATTGCCGTTAAACCTTGCATTAGTTATAGATAATAGTGGCTCAATGTACGGAGACGATAAGCGCATACATTTAGCACTGGAAGCTGCCATTCAAGCCGTAAATTTATTAAGCCCTACCGATTTTGTTTCTGTAATTGCTTTTTCTGACTCGGAAAGAGTTGTACAACAAGCCCTTCCTGCCAGTAACCGCGATCAAATTATTCGTTCCATTCAAAGTATCTTGAAAATGCCAAGCGGAGGAACCAATATTCCTGCAGGTATGAGGGCTGGTAGCGCCGAATTACTTCGCAATCTCAGTAAAGATCGTCTTAACCGGGTTCTTCTCCTTACCGATGGCAATACAGAGCATGAAGATCAATGCCCCGGTATTGTTAGCAGGGAAGCCGAGAAAGGCATTTCTTTTAGCACTTTTGGAGTTGGTTTTGATTGGAATGAGAAGCTTTTAAGTTTGATTGCGGAGCGAAGTGGTGGCAAATGGCATTACATTGACTCCCCTCAAAAAATTGGGCAAGCATTTCAGCAAGAGTTAGGTGTAATGATGAATTCGGTGTTTAGCAACGTTAGGCTTGGGCTGAAATTCTTTCAGAATGATGTTCTTCGTGAAGCAAAAATCGTTAGCCCAGAAGTAAAAGAAGTCAGAATAGACGGAGATCCCATTAGCAGAAATTATCAAATAACACTTGGCGCAATGGAGCGTAACCGACAGATTAACCTACTGGTTAACCTTGCCTTAATTGGGCGTGCCCCGGGTCGTTACAACATTGCATCTATCTCTGTGCAATATGATTTGTCGGGTCAACCAAATCAGTCAACCAAACCAGAAAGTCTGGCTGTTAACTTTGTCACAGACAATAATCTTGTCTACAACAATGGCGAAGTTTTACGCTGGGTAGATGATGCCCAGATAGACAAAATGGTGCGTAAAGCCACCGAGTTAGCGGCATCTGGAGAAAAGCAAAAAGCTACGGTTTTGTTGCAAAATGCAGGGTCTTTGAGTGATAAACGCGGCGATAGTCGCAAGACAACTCTCATTAACAATGCGCTAACTGAATTGGGCGCACAGGGCTCAATTTCCCGAAAAACCGTAATCGAGGCTCAAAATGAAGCTCGAAAAACCAAATTGATGCCTGATGATAATTAA
- a CDS encoding protein phosphatase 2C domain-containing protein, with protein MAQIQNDSQFPPKCPGCGAYTNPGAESCQKCGLFLPDPTGNVQNFTESQPLQLLQSGKMLNDIRVLRPLSMEPSIVNVYRAEQDGVKVLLKETRIGSENEKQLSQSHEILSSVASASLPVSLSCFKAEGGFYQLLGEKTGRLLQEVWTQSDDEHRLIWIKQLCEAIFLINQQGGLCLQILPSNLYVSEQGNLFIADLLLLRRLPISESDRIPSNYHVAPEVYSNREDLSQRADVFAIGAVWLSLYLGKQLEQTHYDERNIKLLTDLFSPDFLLPSINRLISKAIHRSLEKRYKSVYLMGKAVENALNDLKNNNQLLLKYSQSPNLAAWTDMGLSRDNNEDNFYADNFKKESGNFTVLMVADGMGGEEGGEVASSLALECIKEVLPSHLEFLLKSQQRTRLSPVSNSNQPTVLVQPNPNRSTLPDTGLKESLERALGETISEASKRIFDRAQREPKLKSMGSTIVLAVVVNNQVAVANVGDSRAYLIREGRLVQISQEHTRIAEMRLKNKEPRPEDESRLQGVLSRNLGYRAAAESFVAFYPVQSGDFLLLCCDGLTDSLTDDQIAQLVYGKGQSSLLGNCFGLINSAIATSGHDNTTVVLYRHP; from the coding sequence TTGGCACAAATACAAAACGACAGCCAATTTCCCCCTAAATGTCCCGGATGTGGTGCCTATACAAATCCGGGTGCCGAGAGTTGCCAGAAGTGCGGGCTTTTTTTACCAGACCCCACAGGGAACGTTCAAAACTTCACGGAATCTCAACCGTTACAATTGCTTCAATCCGGGAAGATGCTAAATGATATTCGTGTCCTTCGCCCATTAAGCATGGAACCTAGTATCGTAAATGTTTATCGGGCTGAGCAGGATGGTGTCAAAGTTTTGTTGAAGGAAACAAGGATTGGTTCGGAAAATGAAAAGCAACTTAGCCAGTCTCACGAAATTCTGAGCAGTGTAGCCAGCGCGTCTCTGCCTGTATCCCTTAGCTGCTTTAAAGCAGAGGGCGGGTTCTACCAACTCCTAGGAGAAAAAACAGGACGGTTACTTCAAGAAGTGTGGACGCAGAGTGATGATGAACATCGTTTGATTTGGATCAAACAACTTTGTGAGGCGATTTTCCTAATCAATCAGCAGGGCGGATTGTGTCTGCAAATACTGCCTTCAAACTTGTATGTTTCAGAGCAGGGTAATCTGTTTATAGCTGATTTATTATTATTGCGTCGATTGCCGATTTCAGAATCCGACCGGATTCCTAGCAATTACCATGTTGCGCCCGAAGTATATTCCAATCGTGAAGACTTGAGTCAGCGGGCTGATGTATTCGCAATTGGCGCTGTTTGGCTGTCTCTTTATCTGGGAAAACAACTTGAGCAAACCCATTATGACGAGCGCAATATTAAGTTGCTTACCGATTTATTCTCACCGGATTTCTTACTACCTTCCATTAATCGTTTGATAAGTAAGGCTATCCATCGCTCTTTGGAAAAACGCTATAAAAGCGTTTACCTAATGGGCAAAGCAGTAGAGAATGCTCTGAATGATTTAAAGAATAACAATCAGCTTTTATTAAAATATAGCCAATCTCCTAATCTTGCAGCTTGGACTGATATGGGTTTATCCCGTGACAACAATGAGGATAACTTTTATGCTGACAATTTCAAAAAGGAAAGCGGCAATTTCACTGTTTTAATGGTAGCCGATGGTATGGGAGGCGAAGAAGGCGGGGAAGTAGCCAGCAGCCTTGCGTTGGAATGTATTAAAGAAGTTCTACCTTCACATCTCGAATTTTTACTCAAATCTCAGCAGAGAACCCGTCTTAGTCCCGTTTCTAATTCTAACCAGCCAACAGTGTTGGTACAGCCAAATCCAAACCGCTCAACTCTGCCGGATACAGGGTTGAAAGAATCGTTGGAGAGAGCATTAGGCGAAACAATCAGTGAGGCTTCCAAAAGGATATTTGACCGGGCGCAACGTGAACCAAAGCTAAAAAGCATGGGGAGTACCATAGTTCTCGCAGTAGTGGTTAATAATCAGGTGGCGGTGGCTAATGTTGGGGATAGTCGCGCTTACCTAATCAGAGAGGGGCGTTTGGTCCAAATTAGTCAAGAGCACACCCGTATTGCTGAAATGCGACTCAAAAATAAAGAACCTCGCCCAGAGGATGAAAGCCGTTTACAAGGAGTCCTTTCGCGCAATTTGGGCTACCGTGCTGCCGCGGAATCTTTTGTGGCTTTTTACCCAGTCCAATCTGGAGATTTTCTATTGCTATGCTGTGATGGGTTAACCGATTCGCTAACCGACGACCAGATTGCCCAACTGGTATATGGAAAAGGACAAAGCAGTTTATTGGGTAACTGTTTCGGATTAATTAATTCTGCAATTGCTACCAGTGGTCATGATAATACTACGGTTGTACTTTATCGACATCCTTAA
- a CDS encoding zinc-ribbon domain-containing protein, protein MLICSTCHNTIPQNDRFCSYCGTTLALNNGGGSSTTQPKSGGALITVAMLLSVVVVVLGGVVIYLISQGNKSDSIDNNIYSFPTHTTTAAAVAAKIVATTESNLSIATTVAATTASAKTASATTAVASPTETPSPRIVDRSVTQRGWLLLTYTQGNGLPGIKKVNLSNRTEEIAIPAGANVSQGFWIPGQNNFVYVTEADKGINVINGSSSSRIATGLNPNVSSDGRMVYIGDDGELYLLDMRGRSSKLTQDRLGKLGPTFSPDGSKIAYSSYTNGLWQIWILNLNGGSQYQVTRLSDNARFPVWSPDGQKLAFNTTSRSDVYTPKDIYVTDLSGNVYNIVSGGQNGRPFWVEDYIFFNSDRDKTSGESDIYAVHPDGSGRDRITSSSNDFDYYYPVWRNDLP, encoded by the coding sequence ATGCTAATTTGCTCAACTTGTCATAATACAATTCCTCAAAATGACCGATTTTGCAGTTATTGTGGAACCACTTTAGCGCTGAATAATGGTGGTGGTTCTTCTACTACCCAGCCAAAAAGCGGTGGAGCTTTGATTACTGTAGCAATGTTGCTTTCAGTAGTGGTAGTAGTGCTGGGTGGGGTTGTCATTTATCTGATTTCGCAAGGTAATAAATCCGATTCGATTGATAATAATATTTATAGCTTTCCTACGCATACTACAACTGCTGCCGCTGTTGCTGCCAAGATTGTTGCTACTACCGAAAGTAATCTCTCTATTGCAACGACTGTCGCTGCCACAACCGCCTCTGCTAAAACCGCAAGCGCTACGACCGCCGTTGCCTCTCCCACAGAAACCCCTTCTCCACGAATAGTAGATCGTTCGGTAACCCAGAGAGGTTGGCTACTTTTAACTTATACCCAAGGCAACGGTTTACCCGGTATCAAAAAAGTGAATTTGTCTAATCGTACCGAAGAAATAGCAATACCAGCAGGCGCAAATGTAAGCCAAGGGTTTTGGATACCCGGTCAAAATAACTTTGTTTACGTAACTGAGGCGGATAAGGGAATAAATGTTATAAATGGAAGTAGTAGTTCCAGAATTGCTACAGGTCTAAACCCTAATGTATCCTCTGACGGAAGAATGGTATATATCGGAGATGACGGTGAGTTATACCTGCTGGATATGAGAGGTCGTTCAAGCAAATTAACTCAAGATCGACTAGGGAAGCTTGGACCAACTTTTTCACCGGATGGTTCCAAAATAGCCTATTCTTCATATACAAATGGTCTGTGGCAGATATGGATATTGAATCTAAATGGGGGTAGTCAATATCAGGTGACACGGCTAAGTGATAATGCACGGTTCCCGGTATGGTCACCTGATGGGCAAAAATTAGCATTTAACACTACCAGTCGCAGTGATGTTTATACTCCAAAAGATATTTACGTTACTGATTTGTCCGGAAACGTCTACAATATCGTTTCAGGTGGGCAAAACGGCAGACCCTTTTGGGTTGAAGATTATATTTTTTTCAATAGTGACCGCGATAAAACTTCCGGGGAAAGTGATATTTACGCAGTACACCCGGATGGAAGCGGTCGTGACCGTATAACTTCTAGCAGTAATGATTTTGACTACTACTACCCGGTTTGGCGTAATGATTTACCCTAA
- a CDS encoding zinc ribbon domain-containing protein: MVSNCPSCSTVNPEINRYCAECGKQMAQAAHTTQTTQTKAKRTSVAWLWLVVPVVVLVGSIIAIGVSSENTRKQNATATAQAMEYQRFLEAQAHATATAAQAQATATAQTQATATAVAQAQATATAQTQATATAVAQAQATATAQTQATATAVAQAQATATAIAIPTATASAIWSILAPLDSRARKVYGPYSSSLTQSSKTGVETYSSGVYLRDLLVDVVFTNPTVKAGQGWDYGLLFRDIGTGNEQYRLIVSSNSYWELTWGNAKSISTGNLPQMNTASSGTNRLVLYVNGANAYFYLNNQYIATLNTGEKMVSGSVKVASGLYSNNSTIGTTTKYANFTVYALN, from the coding sequence ATGGTCAGTAATTGTCCAAGTTGTAGCACAGTTAATCCTGAAATCAACCGCTACTGTGCAGAGTGCGGTAAACAAATGGCACAGGCAGCACACACAACCCAAACTACTCAAACCAAAGCGAAACGCACTTCGGTGGCATGGCTGTGGCTTGTTGTGCCCGTTGTTGTATTGGTAGGTTCTATAATAGCCATTGGTGTTAGCAGTGAGAACACCAGGAAGCAAAACGCTACCGCGACGGCTCAAGCAATGGAATATCAGCGGTTTCTTGAAGCTCAGGCGCACGCTACTGCTACCGCTGCTCAGGCACAGGCTACTGCTACCGCACAAACGCAAGCCACCGCTACCGCAGTTGCTCAGGCGCAAGCCACTGCTACCGCACAAACGCAAGCCACCGCTACCGCAGTTGCTCAGGCTCAAGCTACTGCGACCGCACAAACGCAAGCCACCGCTACCGCAGTTGCTCAGGCTCAAGCCACTGCGACGGCTATTGCCATCCCTACTGCCACTGCCAGCGCGATTTGGTCTATCTTGGCGCCGCTTGATTCGCGCGCTCGCAAGGTTTACGGTCCCTACAGCAGCAGCCTGACCCAAAGCTCGAAGACAGGTGTTGAAACCTATAGCTCAGGGGTTTATTTACGTGATCTGCTTGTAGATGTGGTTTTCACTAATCCAACTGTTAAGGCTGGGCAAGGCTGGGATTATGGGTTGTTGTTTAGAGATATTGGAACTGGAAATGAGCAGTATCGCTTGATTGTTTCTTCTAACAGTTACTGGGAACTTACATGGGGCAATGCCAAATCAATAAGCACAGGTAACCTACCCCAAATGAATACAGCCTCAAGCGGTACTAATAGATTAGTGCTTTACGTAAACGGTGCAAATGCCTATTTTTACCTTAACAACCAGTATATAGCCACCTTGAATACAGGTGAAAAAATGGTAAGCGGTTCTGTGAAAGTTGCATCCGGGTTGTACTCAAACAATTCAACTATCGGGACTACTACTAAATATGCGAACTTTACGGTATATGCGCTGAATTAA
- a CDS encoding FtsK/SpoIIIE domain-containing protein, with amino-acid sequence MSEPALLARQRALLKNGYVNPVASLNNERSQAQTRLKQAKDNADLNYKQAQEAAEKQLKQDEAYAEQALKQVEQQAAGLLGMVQQQYNRAPSILQPALNKIKPQNTYPRSNSDPHREIEKCRQIAEEVANKKFAGKKANSCLTTILALLILGGFFGLPFGIGILTRPPQNYYSYRQDFNVPVVVAAFVVEVILLVVWGIVSSGTNKLEYRKLVQALADAKYWHKIMSDQNQNTYNNKLAGFKTDHQYRLNSAKTAYQNQQAAAQEQNTRELDKAERSFREHVARACPAIDDFSNQINVLSPAWNSSVWNSWNASQKIPEVVSLGMFRIGEPQLNLTTPALIPFTGNRTLVFKATGTAKTKAVQSIQSLLLRLLASTQPGKLLFTFLDPVGLGQNVAPLIRLSDYDPKLVNGKAWTEPQHLEQRLADLSEHMENVIQKYLSNQYKNIEEYNTIASVIEPYRLLVVFDFPANFSEAAARRLVSIAQNGPRCGVYTVVVVDPGKPMPHGFTLSDLEQSATVIEWNGKHFVMQDNDFKEFPLELDNPPSNALFDQITKTVGEKAQTASKVVVPFENICPPFQEWWQDKKYEIFNAALGPADSKKSQQLEFGGSGTAHHALVVGRTGSGKSSLLHTLITSVALKYSPEEVQLYLIDFKKGVEFKIYAKHQLPHARVIAIQSEREFGLSVLQGLDTQMQWRGDTFRDSGVQNLPQYRKLTGKAMPRILLIADEFQEFFTEDDQISSRAAQIIDRLVKQGRSAGIHLVLCTQTLTGSYTLPRSTIDQMGVRVALQCSEADSRLILADDNPAARLLSRSGEAIYNAENGRVEGNKNFQVAFLSSEKQAQYLEQIFEKAKKENLLGAQLVFEGDQPAEVEKNRQLQQLLSATAYAPKGRTVSGWLGEPIAIKDSVAANFRRQSGSNLLIVSKNEELALGMFMTNMVSLAAQLSPVGSDYFYLLNFGTVDSPYSDQFDQLKALLPHSLKLGKRSQLQGMLSVLAAEVKRRSAVEGAPGPDKFLAVFGLHRANEIRQDDSGFGSYGGYGNEESKESSPIQNFTTILKEGPEVGIHTLVWCDNWNNLNRSLDRRVLREFGMRVAMQMSAEDSSNLLDSPVASKLGSHRAYLFDEEDGRLEKFRPYNIPAAAWLKQVSDNLNRKV; translated from the coding sequence ATGTCGGAACCTGCTCTGCTTGCTCGTCAGCGTGCTTTGCTAAAGAACGGTTATGTTAACCCGGTTGCGAGCCTGAACAATGAGCGTAGCCAAGCGCAAACCCGCTTGAAACAGGCAAAAGATAATGCCGATCTCAATTATAAACAAGCCCAAGAAGCTGCTGAAAAACAACTCAAGCAGGACGAAGCTTATGCCGAACAAGCTCTAAAACAGGTGGAGCAGCAAGCGGCAGGTTTATTGGGTATGGTGCAGCAGCAGTATAATCGCGCCCCTTCTATCCTACAGCCTGCACTAAACAAGATTAAGCCCCAAAACACTTACCCGCGCTCGAACTCGGATCCCCATCGAGAAATAGAAAAATGCAGACAAATTGCCGAGGAGGTTGCTAACAAAAAGTTTGCCGGTAAAAAAGCTAACTCCTGCCTTACTACAATCCTTGCGCTGCTTATACTTGGAGGTTTTTTTGGTTTACCGTTTGGTATTGGGATTCTTACACGCCCTCCTCAGAATTATTATTCGTACAGGCAAGATTTTAATGTGCCAGTAGTAGTGGCGGCTTTTGTGGTTGAAGTTATCTTGCTGGTAGTTTGGGGTATCGTCAGCAGTGGTACTAATAAATTAGAATACCGCAAGCTTGTGCAAGCCCTGGCTGATGCGAAATATTGGCACAAGATTATGTCGGACCAGAACCAGAATACATACAACAATAAATTAGCTGGCTTTAAAACTGATCATCAATATCGGTTGAATAGCGCCAAAACCGCTTATCAAAACCAACAAGCAGCCGCGCAAGAACAAAATACCCGAGAATTAGATAAAGCCGAGCGCTCTTTTCGGGAGCATGTCGCCCGCGCCTGCCCTGCTATTGATGATTTTAGTAACCAAATTAACGTACTTTCACCTGCATGGAATAGCTCTGTGTGGAATAGCTGGAATGCCTCCCAAAAGATACCGGAAGTTGTTAGTTTGGGTATGTTCAGGATTGGGGAGCCGCAATTAAATCTGACTACACCTGCTTTAATACCTTTCACGGGAAACCGCACGCTAGTTTTCAAAGCCACAGGCACTGCAAAGACTAAAGCGGTACAATCCATCCAGTCTCTTTTACTACGCTTATTGGCCAGCACACAGCCCGGCAAATTGCTTTTCACTTTTCTGGACCCGGTGGGGTTGGGTCAGAATGTAGCGCCCCTGATACGGCTATCAGATTATGACCCCAAGCTGGTTAACGGAAAAGCTTGGACAGAACCACAGCATCTTGAGCAACGTCTAGCGGATCTTTCCGAACATATGGAGAATGTGATACAGAAATATCTGAGCAATCAGTATAAAAATATTGAGGAATATAATACTATAGCTTCAGTAATAGAGCCATACCGGTTATTGGTGGTTTTTGATTTTCCTGCCAACTTCAGCGAAGCAGCCGCCCGCCGTCTGGTAAGTATTGCCCAAAACGGACCTCGCTGTGGAGTATATACAGTGGTTGTGGTGGACCCCGGAAAGCCTATGCCGCATGGTTTTACTCTTTCCGATTTGGAACAATCCGCCACTGTTATAGAGTGGAACGGCAAACACTTTGTAATGCAGGATAATGATTTCAAAGAATTTCCTTTGGAATTGGACAACCCTCCCTCTAATGCTCTTTTTGATCAAATAACCAAAACTGTAGGGGAGAAAGCCCAAACTGCCAGTAAGGTGGTAGTTCCTTTTGAAAACATCTGTCCGCCTTTCCAAGAATGGTGGCAGGACAAGAAATATGAAATATTTAATGCAGCGCTTGGTCCGGCAGATAGCAAAAAATCCCAGCAACTTGAGTTTGGCGGCAGCGGAACAGCGCACCATGCATTGGTGGTGGGGCGTACAGGTTCCGGAAAATCTTCTCTGCTTCATACCCTGATTACCTCCGTAGCGCTCAAGTATAGCCCCGAAGAAGTACAGCTTTACCTCATAGACTTTAAGAAGGGTGTGGAATTCAAGATTTACGCGAAGCACCAACTACCCCATGCTAGAGTTATTGCAATCCAAAGTGAGCGGGAGTTTGGGCTGAGCGTTTTGCAGGGTTTGGATACACAAATGCAGTGGCGCGGGGATACATTCCGAGACAGTGGGGTACAAAACCTGCCCCAGTATAGAAAGCTTACCGGAAAGGCTATGCCCCGCATATTGCTTATAGCAGATGAATTCCAGGAATTTTTCACCGAAGATGATCAGATTTCATCCCGAGCCGCCCAGATAATAGACCGATTGGTAAAACAAGGTCGTAGTGCTGGCATTCATCTGGTGTTATGTACTCAAACGCTAACCGGGTCATATACCTTACCCCGCAGTACAATTGATCAGATGGGAGTGAGAGTCGCTCTACAGTGTAGCGAAGCCGATTCCCGCCTCATTCTAGCTGATGATAATCCGGCAGCCCGTCTTCTCTCCCGGTCAGGTGAAGCTATTTATAATGCGGAAAACGGAAGGGTAGAAGGAAATAAAAATTTTCAGGTAGCTTTCCTTTCCTCTGAGAAACAGGCTCAGTACCTAGAACAGATTTTTGAAAAGGCTAAAAAGGAAAACCTACTTGGCGCACAACTAGTCTTTGAGGGGGATCAACCTGCTGAAGTAGAGAAAAACCGTCAGCTCCAGCAACTGCTTTCAGCCACTGCTTATGCACCTAAAGGACGAACTGTAAGTGGGTGGCTTGGAGAACCGATTGCGATAAAAGACTCGGTGGCAGCTAATTTCAGAAGACAGAGTGGCAGTAATTTACTGATAGTGAGTAAAAACGAAGAACTGGCGTTGGGCATGTTTATGACCAACATGGTTAGCCTTGCAGCCCAACTTTCTCCGGTTGGAAGTGATTATTTCTACCTGCTAAATTTCGGAACTGTAGATTCACCCTATTCTGATCAATTTGATCAATTGAAAGCACTTTTACCCCACTCGTTGAAGCTGGGTAAACGTTCCCAATTGCAGGGGATGCTTTCAGTGCTTGCGGCTGAGGTAAAACGTAGGAGTGCGGTAGAAGGCGCACCCGGACCGGATAAATTCCTAGCGGTTTTCGGGCTACATCGTGCCAACGAAATTCGGCAAGATGATAGCGGGTTTGGTTCCTATGGAGGGTATGGCAATGAGGAGTCGAAGGAGTCTTCCCCCATCCAGAATTTCACCACTATTTTAAAGGAAGGACCTGAGGTTGGAATACACACCCTTGTATGGTGCGATAACTGGAACAATCTGAACCGTAGCCTTGATCGTCGGGTTCTTCGTGAGTTCGGGATGCGCGTAGCAATGCAAATGAGCGCAGAAGATTCATCAAATTTGTTGGATTCGCCTGTTGCAAGCAAACTTGGGTCGCACCGGGCTTACCTTTTTGATGAAGAAGACGGACGATTGGAGAAATTCCGACCATACAACATTCCAGCAGCAGCTTGGTTGAAGCAAGTAAGTGATAATTTGAATCGGAAGGTTTGA